Genomic DNA from Candidozyma auris chromosome 1, complete sequence:
ATGAAATATAGGGCACTTTGAGGGATTGCTCCTTCTCTCAATTCCGATCAATGTGCGTAACAGAGAGCATGCCTCAGTAAAATCCTGCATGACACTTGCTGGTGTCTAATTATCGACGAGAGTAACGATAACCCTTTCTCAATCTAGTGAGATTGAACGTTCGCCGTTACCCTATTGATTTCATTCATCGATCAGCTTTTCTAGCCGGCGCATAAACTATGTTGTCTGATAAGGAATTGTACgaattgaacaaaaaaGCCGTCACGGAGGgcttcaagatcaaaccCAGAATCAACTACAACACCGTCGGTGGTGTCAACGGTCCTTTGGTGATCTTGGACAATGTCAAATTTCCTTCCTTCAATGAGATTGTAAACTTAACCTTGCCTGATGGCTCTGTGAGAGCTGGTCAGGTTTTGGAAGTCAGAGGCTCGAAGGCTATTGTCCAGGTGTTCGAGGGTACCTCAGGCATCGATATCAAAAAGACTAGAGTGGAGTTTACCGGcgagaacttgaagattgCTGTATCTGAGGACATGTTGGGACGTGTGTTTGACGGTTCTGGTCGCCCAATTGATAAGGGCCCTAGAATTTTTGCTGAGGACTACTTGGATATCAACGGATCTCCAATCAACCCTTACGCTCGTATCTACCCTGAGGAAATGATCTCGACGGGTATATCTGCCATTGATACAATGAACTCGATTGCCAGAGGTCAAAAGATTCCTATTTTTTCTGCGTCCGGTTTGCCTCATAACGAAATTGCCGCTCAGATTTGCAGACAGGCTGGTTTGGTGAGACCAACGAAGGATGTTCATGATGGCCACGAGGACAATTTCTCCATCGTTTTCGCTGCTATGGGTGTTAACTTGGAGACTTCCAGATTCTTCAAGCAGGACTTCGAGGAGAACGgctctttggaaagaacttccttgtttttgaacttgGCAAACGACCCCACCATTGAGAGAATTATTACTCCAAGATTAGCCTTGACCACTGCTGAGTACTTGGCTTACCAGACGGAGAGACACGTGTTGACCATTTTGACTGATATGTCTTCGTATGCTGATGCCTTGAGAGAAGTGTCCGCTGCGAGAGAAGAAGTGCCAGGTAGAAGAGGTTACCCAGGTTACATGTACACAGATTTGTCTACTATTTACGAAAGAGCTGGTAGAGTTGAGGGCAGAAACGGTTCAATTACCCAGATTCCTATTTTGACAATGCCTAACGATGATATCACACACCCTATCCCTGATTTGACCGGATATATCACTGAGGGCCAGATTTTCGTTGATCGTCAATTGTCCAACAGAGGTATCTACCCACCAATCAACGTGTTGCCTTCTTTGTCCCGTTTGATGAAGTCTGCCATCGGTGAAGGTATGACCAGAAAGGACCATGGTGATGTTTCCAACCAGTTGTATGCTAAGTACGCCATTGGTAGAGATGCTGCTGCCATGAAGTCCGTCGTTGGTGAAGAGGCTTTGTCTACAGAGGACAAGTTGTCCcttgagttcttggagaagtttgagaagaatttCATTGCTCAGGGTGCCTACGAGGACAGATCAGTGTTTGATTCCTTGGACCTTGCTTGGTCATTGTTGAGAATCTACCCTAAGGAGATGTTAAACAGGATCAGTCCAAAGATCTTGAATGAATTTTACGATAGAGCCAGAGACCAAGAcgaggatgacgaggatgaaAACCCAGATAAGTCCCACGACTTGATTGACGCTTAAACATCACAACGATTACTCCACTTTATAGCATTTAGTCTCACATCTCAACTAGAGtatcttttcttttgtctttttaAACGctacttcaacaaaagtaTTTCATGTAAAGAGTTCATGAAAAGAATTATGTTTCACAGTATACCTGTAAAGATGCTATAGAATAAATGAGTGTCTAATGAACCTGTCGCTCAATGCTtagcagaagcagcagcagcttcctgttctttcttcaagttacCAATGTAGTTAATGGCAGAACCAgccttgaagaattcaaTTTGATCCTTGGACATAGTGTGCTTACACAAAATCTCGAACTCATCAGACCCATCCTTTTTGGCAACCCTAATTCTTAAAGTGCCGCCGTTGTCACCGTTTTTAGCAACCATATCCCTTAAGTCGATGGTGGTAATCTGGTCACCAGCCAGAATCTTATCGTAGTCTGCCTCATCAGCAAATGTCAAAGGCAACATAccttgcttcttcaagttggtTTCGTGAATTCTGGCGAAAGACTTCACCAAAATGATAGATCCACCAGTGAATCTGGGGGACATGGCAGCATGTTCTCTAGCAGAACCTTCACCGTAGTTATGCTCAGCAACGACAATCCAAGGGcgcttctcttccttccaCTTGAACATTAACTCGGGGATTCCGTATGCGTCACCGTTGAGATCGTATGCTGTGTTGACTTCACCAGTCTCCTTGTTAACGGCACCGATCAAAGTGTTGTAGGATATGTTTTCAAGATGACCCTTGTACTTCAACCACGACCCAGCAGCGGAAATGTGATCGGTAGTACACTTACCCTCAACCTTCAATAAGACAGTGGTTGACAACTCATCGCCAGACCATGGATCGAATGgctcaagaatttgaagtcTGTCGGAGTCTGGAGACACATTGACTTGGACCTCAGGCTTTGGTTGAGGGTTGGCCTCAGGGTAGAACTCCTCGCGGCCCTTGATGAATCCTTCGCCAGGCAATTCAACGCCCTCTGGAGGACTAAACTTGAATTCGTCGCcgttttcttttttgatgCTATCCGTAAGAGGGTTGAAGTTCATGTCACCAGAGTAAATCATGGCAGTGACAATATCAGGGGAGGTCAAAAAATTCATGGTGTTTCTGTTCCCGTCGTTTCTCGCTTTGAAGTTTCTGTTGAAAGAGGTGAAGATAGCATTGGAAGATGTAGAAGTCTTTGGGACATCTGTTCTGTCCCACTGACCAATGCAAGGACCACAGGCGTTAGCCAAGACGATGGCACCGTTTCTTTCGAAGATCTCTGTCAAACCATCTCTTTCTATGGTGGCTCTAATTTGCTCAGAACCAGGAGTGACAAAAAATGGAATCTTAGGCTTCAAACCGGCCTTCTCTGCCTGGATAATGATGGACGCAGCACGAGACATGTCTTGGTACGAAGAGTTTGTGCACGAGCCGATCAACCCAGCGCTAACATTAGATGGCCAGCCATCGGCCTTGGCCTTAGTGCCAAAGTCAGAGATTGGGGTCGACAAGTCCGGGGTGAAAGGACCGTTAATGTGAGGCTCTAAGGTATTCAAGTCAATCTCGATGATCTTATCGTATTCAGCACCATCGTCtgccttcaagaagttgtacTTGTGTAAAGCTACATCGGCAGCCTGTGAAATCGGGCCTCTGTTAGTCTGGATCAAGTAACGACGGTGAGCATCCTGATAAGGAAAAGTAGACGTGGTGGCGCCAATTTCAGCACCCATATTGCAGATAGTAGCCATACCAGTACAAGATAAGGTTTCCacaccttcaccaaaatatTCAACAATGTAGCCTGTACCACCACGTACGGTTAAGATGCCCGCAAGGTGAGTTATGACATCCTTAGGAGAAGTCCATCCGTTCATTCTGCCGGTCAATTTCACACCCAAAATCTTTGGCGCCTTCAACTCCCATGGTGTTCCTGTGAGCCCATCCACAGCGTCCGCACCACCCACACCAATGGCAATTGCACCCAACCCACCAGCGTTAGGGGTGTGCGAGTCTGTGCccaacatcatcaaaccTGGCACCGAGAAGTTTTCGAGGACAATCTGGTGAATAATGCCCGAACCGGGTCCCCAGAATTGAATCCCATACTTTTCACCGCAACTTTGTAAAAAATCAAACACCTCCTTGTTCGTGGCTATAGACGACGTCAAGTCAGACTCAGCGCCATCTTTGCCCACAATCAAGTGATCGCAGTGGATCGAAGCAGGCACCGCAGTTCTGCTCATGCCCGTGGTCATGAACTGTAACAAGGCTGTTTGTGCTGAGGCGTCTTGCATGGCCACTCTATCCGGATGAAGCTTCAAGTACTGCTGCCCACGAATGTTGGATAAGTCGCCATTGCACGCAGACAAGCTTTCATTTGGGTCGACCAAGTGGGAGTACAaaatcttctctgccaacGTCAAGGGTTTGTCGTTCACTAAGTTtctgacttcttgaagatttgtTATAAGCTTGGCGTAGGGAGGTGTTCTGGCTTCGTACTCTGGGGGAACCGAAAAGGCAGACGCGAGATCGCTGGTGCTGCTAGTGGCCAATCTCCGGGCTAAGAGCCTCTTGGAGACATGGACCGTGCTTCTGGAAGAGAGCATGACTTTTTGGTAGTGAAACTTCTTGGTCGTGGTTGTACTTTGCACGGTAAATTTTTCACCACTATACCCCACTGTGCACAAAGGTCCTACACATCGGCCAATAGATAACGCTGTAGTTGTGCTTATAATGCGCGGAAGCTTCCCTTACTCTGTCTAGATAATGTGACTCACCCGTTTATTGCCGTGCGCATAATACACTGGACTAGATTCTGAGGCATGTTGTGCGCAGGGTGAACCAAGTATCTAGATACTGAGACGCACTGGGTACAAGAGCAGACTATACACCAGACATCACACAACAAACTATACCATTTATGCCACTATTCCGCACTTACATGTTGCACAAAAAGAATAACGATGTAAACACTATTTTTCTTAATCATTCCACTAGTAGCAGGGGCCGACTAGTTCAGCTCGTTACAAATGTCTCTCTTCTAGAGAAGCATTGACCGCCAGCACTTCGAATTTCATCACTCAAACCAAAAGGATTTTGAACGGTATGTAGAACCCCGCCTCTTCTGTTTTGCCACAATAATGATATGCCGTGAATTCCGATCGTCACTATTAATCCCTTGTATTTGAACCTCCTTTTCTTATTTTGTTGAGCAGCCAATTCGAAACGGTACGTTAGGACATGCGTGGGGTATCTCTGGGCTGCAAGGCACAACTTAACTTCCAAGCTCTATCTTCCTCACTCTTGTTGAGCTGAGCAATCTTAAAGAACTCGAGCAAAACCAACTCCTGCAAAGCTGGATTACTGACTATCTTCAAATCAGCAGTGGTGTTTTTGCCAAGATTGAGAGAGAACCGAGATCTCCTTTTCATGCCATCCTCCTCAACGTAGCGAACTTGCAAGGTTTCAATATCGGCGATCACTCTTGTAAGCTTGAGATGCTTATCAATATTGATGAGTTTTTGGTTCAAGAAAGTATTGGCTTTGCGGTAATTAGGATTCCCATCGGTAACAAAGGTCAAATCTTGAAGGAATAATGAAAAGTAGGGAACGACTGGATAATTGTATTCATtgttctccaagaagactCTGAGCTTTTCACGATAGAcattgaagttgttctGTGGATGTGCCACTGTGCAAAGGTATTCGTATAAGTGAGTGTATTTCGGACTGAGATCTTCCCAAATTCTCTTTATTCTTGTTATCAAATGTGATTGTAACGAGGTGATGATGGCCACCATGGAGTTGAAATTGCGCATCTCGTAGCAGCTGAAGCTGACTTTGAGCCATTGCTTCACTTGGTTAACTCTCTGCTTGTCGGTGAGACCAGGCTGCAAGATAGACTCGAGTACGTATCCCGACAAACAATTTGTGAACAATAATGATTGTCTGACATTATTTGCTAGCTTGAGAtgtgctttctttgcagTATAATTCTCATTGAGCAATTCACTAGATCTAATCGAGCAGAATATTTCTGACTCAATTAGAGTCAATTGGTTCGATAACTCCAAAACCTGAAAGTCCAACAAGTTTGGTCTATATTGATCAAGCTCCCATTTTTCCTCACATAATTTGAACCAGGTTGGTAAAAGCATCTTTAGAGGTACCACACCATAGCTTCGCatctcaagaaattggCGTGGGCACCACGCCtctccaagtacttgacgGAACTTGAGCACGGTGCTCTCGACAGTAGCCTGCTGCGCTTTAGTGAGCAAAGTGCCTGAAGTTGGAGCCAGCCCTGATAATGAAAGACCCATCGTCATGGATTTTAAAGAGCTTGCAATAGAGCTGTTAGAACTTATCCTTGAAAGCTCATGTCCATCGATTCCAGAGTTGCGGGACAGATCATCTAGATCCCTAATGTCACCAATTGAGTCCTTCCGGTTAAGTTTCTTAAGTGTGATGTGTCTTTCGTGAATCTGCTTCCTTTCCTTGCCTTTTACATCCCTAATAGAAAGCCTGGCAGCTAGCTCGATTAGACGCATAGCATCGAGAGGCAAGTGAGGATAGATACCCTCGTTGAAAAAATTAATGAGGGTGCACAACAAGGGAGTATCTGTGTCATGATCCCAGTATGATTCCATCCAGATTCTGAATATTGCGATAATCAAGCGCcgtctcttcttgagaCGAACTTCCAATAAGGCATCGTTGCTCTTTTCGAAATTTGTTCCCTCCGTCTCCTCAAATCTTGAGATGAGGCCTTCAAGCAAGTCCATTCCGCTGGCAAAACTCCTCAAACAGATGAAAAATCcggagatgaagaagtacTGAGGTGGCAAATCCTCGTTCGTGAGAGTGTAAATCAACCCCTTGAAAGAGGCGCCCAACAAGGTACCATTAGcatccacaagaagctcgtcCTTTATCGAAAAAGAACGGCTTTCTGTTGACCCAGAAGCAATGAAAGGTTGAAACTCAGCTGTGGTAGCGTCGAATGGAGTATCATCAGTTTCGACAAGCATTACCTTGTGTAGCAAATCGACTCCCGTAGGAGTCATACCAAGCCCGCCGGGTTTTCCTGAACGTATCATGGAGTACCGATTTGTAGATCttccattctttttcttcataaCACGAAGATCCttattcttcaatgagTGTGATTGAACCATGCCAACGGAGCATTCACGAATAAAATCAACTGGATCTATTCTCATTTTGAGGTAATCAGGATATGATCTCTCGGAACTCAATTTGAAATCACCAATCTGATCGAAGAGCTCGTTTATGGAACGAACGCTTATATTGATGGCTTTGATAGTCTTGGCTGCGACCTGTCTCAACTTAAGACCCTCCTCAGTGAAGACGTAGTCCTGGTTATGCGAGGTATTATCGCTGTTGAATGTTCGTGACGTTTGATCCTCACCGACTGTTTTGTTGATAAGCACTTTCACACAAGTGACCAACTGATCTCCAAATGACATGAACGCATCCATTGAAGCATCAAGGTCAGTGGACTTGCTAGAAGTATAATTCATGCCTGTCTTTGagatgaaaagaagttCACTCAAGAGTAAGAGAATATGGCATGATATCTTCTCGAGCAAAACACATCCCTGTGGATTATGCTCTATTAAATCTAAACGTCCCATTATAAGTGACAAGTATGAGTAAAGAATACCCTTAATCTCTGTAACCCTTTGTTTGGCCAATGGAGGTGTAGGTAGGAGGGGATATGTATTCAAATCACTCTTTAGTCtcttttcagcttctttctcaatgaTGTCTTTACTTTCTGTAAGCCAGACGTCAAAGAAGTAGACACCCCTCCTTATGACCAGGAGTACAAAAAGAGTCAATATCTCGACCTTCTCAAAGTTCGTTGTGCCCTTATACTCAGCAGCTTTTTTCATAAGTTCCCACCAGTCATACATGAAGGCCTTTCTTGCCTTACGTACCACCGGCTTTTTAACGATTATCTCACTGGATCTTGAAAGACAGTCTGTCTCGTCAAGCAAGCAACGAACACCGTCTTTGATGTCATTCAAGTGTTTATTAGAAAACGTCTTTCCGTGTGGACCGTCACGAGAAAGTGGATTTGAGAGGAAGTGTCCACAAGCATTGAGCAAAGGAAACATAAAGTGCGAGAATTTAGCCTCGTCCGAGTTGATAAATTCGGTTTGATTGGCTCCATCGGTAGTAATTGCCATGGCGAAATAGTTCATGGGAACCCAACCTCTTTCTAAGGTCTCGATCAAAATAACTTCTCCCCAACCAGAGTCATCAATTGTGTGGACAAATGCGATATCGTTCTTCTCGAAAGACAAACAGACTGAGTTTTCTGACTCAAGCTGTGATTCTGTTGCATCGAATGAATGCAATGCCCGGATGAAGAGCGACGACATATCCTCATCCTCAGTTGTACTGGAGGCAGTCGACCATCTCGAGCGGTCCATCTTTTCAGAAGAAACGTCATGCCTCGAGCTGTTTGCTGAACTTTCATCGTATAGTATGTTAAGACCACTAGCTGGTTTCGTAAATTGAGTCCCGGGAGGCAAATCACCTCTTGGAGGAACCTCGTCTTGTAAAACGTTGTGATCATACAGGGTATCATTTTTCATTGGAGCACTGGACAAGTTCGAGGATGTGCTCAATATTGAGGTGTCCTCATCAtttgcagcagcagacgTTGGATCGACTAGACCATGCTTCTCGTGAAGTCTTTTATAAAGCAAACTAGTCCTGCTCGTGCGTCCTTGGTTCTCACTCAGCGCTTTTTGAGCCTTGGAGCTAAAATTTTCATGGAATAAATGCGATTCTCTTGATACGTTAGTGCCTGTTTGGAGTAATGTTACCGATAGTCTTTTAAATTTGTGTGGTACTTGCAGTTGAGCAACTTTGGAGGTGGCTGGGGCAGCTTGTTCAGAAGTCGGGTGTATTTCATCATTGAACCCATTAGCATTAAGAACAGGAGTTTGGTCGAATATAGCATCGTTCTGGCCATGCATCTCGGTGTTGAGCCTAGGCGTCTCATCAGGATCGAAGGAGCCTGGCATTTCACTAACTCCTTGTTCATTGGATTCTTGCCGCAACAACGAGTTGTTGATAGACGAGAAACTGGGCTCGCTACCGTTGATGGCTGTGTAGTACGACTTCAACGTCTGGCTAGAGGTCTCGGGTAAAATGGCTGATTCTTGCCTCACACgtgaaggagaagcacTTGTCTGGGACTCCGTGTCGTTAAAGTCCGAGCCAAAAAGCTCTGAGCTTTCGTCAATGTCATCctcattctcttcctcgatTGGATCTCTGAGAGGAAACGTCGACCGCCGCTCGGTTTCGACCGGCGAGTAGACGCTCAGAGAGACAGAGTAATGCAGTTGGGCCATTCAGGAGGCAATGTCAATTATGgggttttttttttggctgaCAGGTTAATATAAATGACGTTTATATGGTGGTTACTCAGCTCGGGTAAAAAGGCTAAGATTCAAGAAACATTCCTTCGCGTAGACACACAGGACGCGTTCCTGAAAAGGGAGtgtaattttttttcgtcGACACCGACGATCTGCGCGAGAGACATACTTGGAAATCGACAGAAGCTCAGAGAAAGTTCCTAGTAAAAGAGTTCTCAAGAAGAGTTTTTGAGGACCCGTCTTAAACAAATGAATAAAGGCGCCTCAGTCTTCGGGTATAATAAGTAGTTAAGACAGACTACAAAAATGAAATTCCTGTGTCAGATTACCTTTGTAACATTTGGACATGTAATCTTTCAACCTTCCATTTTTGTTCTGAATTTTCGTATAAGGCTCTCAAGGCGATTATTGCAGTGTCTGAACAAGTGACTTTACCGGGGGGTCTCGAATTCGGTCGTGGCGTTCGCCAATTGGGCAATCTGTAGATGCGAGGCCCTGAGAAGGCACTACCCTGAATTTGTGTAATATGGCCATTCGTCTAGATTGCTCAGGTAAAAATATGTTGTTTGGTAGTGATACATGCGATTACTAGATCTGGGCCTGGCGGTTTCAGGGCATACTGTGCGCCAGGCTAATGGTCGCAGCAGTTCTCCCTGGGTTACATACTGAATGCTTATCGATGTCTTCATATTTTGGAACTTGCACGTTGAGTGTCAGCtattattttctttttcaggTTCGTTCTAAACCACATTCTCCGTTATCTGGTTCCACGAATGAGCCCCACTAAAGTGCTTTTTCGCAGGTGTGCGATGCTAACCTACACCTCCAGACGTTCTCTCCTGCACTACATCGCATCGAGATTCGAAGAGCTATTCACAAATTCCATCGCTATGGCTACTTATACGTGCCAAACCTGTCAGGCTGTGGGCCTGGAGGATATAGGCAAGCATCTATCGACGACGCGTCACAAACTAGTCAAGTATAATCCGTTGGACGAGGTGATCAAATGTGAAGATTGTGAGGATTCGAACATTCATCTCTTGAACATGATAAGGTACGGCCTCTCTGATATCAGCCTTCTATGTAACGATTGCAAGCTGAAGCAAAGCTCTGGAGAGATTTCGGCTACATACTCTCTCTCAAATGGTTCTTTGTTTGTCAAGTTGCCTCAGTACTTCAAGTTTAGAGACATCCACTGTGGCATCTGCGAACTGGAAAGTGATCTTCATGTGGCTAACGACGGGTCAACGCAATACATATACTGCAAGAAGTgcattgatgagaaaatCCCCTCAATCAAACGGAATTTATCCTTTGTTAGTGAAGATAGCGACTCGTTCTTGTTTGCCCTACTAGGCATCAAAGAGTATGTTCCTAAGCCGGGGGCGAAGGCAAAGAAACTTGCTCGAAAAGTGAAAGGTAAAGGTGgaaaaagacaaagaaaacttAAGCCTGATGcagaggaaagaaaagctcaCTATGAGTCCAAAATGGCCACCAAGGCAAGGTTTCAGCAGGCTAAAACAGTGAAAGCAGTGGGCTCCTCATCCACACCTTCGCCCACCCTCTCCCGTTCAGCGACTCCTCGCTCGTCTACTCCTAATAACCCCAAGAGAGACACAAAGAAAACGACAGCATCGAAGCCAAAAGGTGCAAAACCATCGAGGACACCGACACCCCAACCTGAGATGAAAGAGAAATCCGATCCAAAAGAACATATTGCGAAAAAAGCTCAGTCTGtctcaaaaccaaagaaagaatcaAATGGCATGCCTTCAAAATCATCTACGGTTAAGGCTGAACAAAAGATAGACAGGAAGACCAGTAAGTCTGCGAGCTCAAAGGTCAACGGTGGTTCAAAGAAGACTAATGATAAAAAGGCACCCCCACAGACACCAGAAGCACCTCCAGCCAAGTCAAAAAAGCAAGAGGACGAGAAGCAAACATCTCCTGGGCACAGTAAAGGACAAATGCTGGCTACTACCACTTCCTTGAAATTACCTCCGAACATTTATGAGATCAAGCCGGCGCCAGAACCGCCTATGCTGTACCCAGACTTGAAATCTTACTTCAATGAAATGTGTATCAATTTattgcttgaagaaaaggcaCAACTCAATGCTGAAAGAATTCCCATGTTAGGTCCTGACGAATTCGTGTTGGAGTGGTATCAAGAGAATGATCTAAAACACAAACAGTATAAAGCTCAGGTCCTTCTTACCCCTGAGATTCTTGACAGGTATCTCACAAAAAATATGCAAGCAGTCAAGCAAACTCCATTTTCACAAGACCAAGGTTTGATCTTGCTTTTGGATGATCGAATACCCTGGTACGGCAGAATAGCCATGGTAGACACTTTTAGCTCCCAAAAACCACAGAAAAAAGGCTACAAAGGCAAAGGAAAATCCAGACCGCCAAGTTCAAATCACCCTCAAATCTGTGAAATGGCCgttgagctcttctcttggAATACGATGCCTCTTCCAACTACAGTTGATATTAAACACTTGAAGCTACTACCAGTGTCTGTTCCTGTTAGTAGAATTTTCACGGCAATGCTGAACTTGCGTAACCCATCCTTCATTGACTTGGTTTTGGGTAACAAAGAAGTAAAGCAAATTAATTTCAAAAACTACTTGCAACTCACTAGGGATACGTTTAATGAGTCTCAGAAAATAGGCTTGCAATCAGTTCTCAATAATGCCATCACCGTCTTGCAAGGACCGCCGGGAACTGGAaagacttcaacaattcatGAAATTATTTTGCAATTACTTGAAAAGATGAATGTATCACCAATTTTGGTGGTTGCAGCCTCTAACATTGCCATCGACAATATCGCGGAGAAACTATTACCAAAATACGGAAAGTCCATTTTGAGAATAACATCGCTCCAGAAGGAGTTTGAGTATAACAGAGACCATCCATTGGCATCCATTTGCTTACACCATATGACCTTTGATGGCCTTCCtttgcatcttcaagaagctctcaAAGACTTACGAAGACCAGGCGTAAAGGTAAGCAAGAAACAGTACCAGCTGTTAATGTCTGCATTGATAACTCAATCAAGTAAGTTAATTGCGCTGAAAAAGGTGATATTGACTACAACCGTTGCCGCTGGCAGCATGCAATTAAAAGCTCTTCCCAAAGTCCCAGTTGTTATAATGGATGAGGCCACCC
This window encodes:
- a CDS encoding RNA helicase, yielding MATYTCQTCQAVGSEDIGKHLSTTRHKLVKYNPLDEVIKCEDCEDSNIHLLNMIRYGLSDISLLCNDCKSKQSSGEISATYSLSNGSLFVKLPQYFKFRDIHCGICESESDLHVANDGSTQYIYCKKCIDEKIPSIKRNLSFVSEDSDSFLFALLGIKEYVPKPGAKAKKLARKVKGKGGKRQRKLKPDAEERKAHYESKMATKARFQQAKTVKAVGSSSTPSPTLSRSATPRSSTPNNPKRDTKKTTASKPKGAKPSRTPTPQPEMKEKSDPKEHIAKKAQSVSKPKKESNGMPSKSSTVKAEQKIDRKTSKSASSKVNGGSKKTNDKKAPPQTPEAPPAKSKKQEDEKQTSPGHSKGQMSATTTSLKLPPNIYEIKPAPEPPMSYPDLKSYFNEMCINLLLEEKAQLNAERIPMLGPDEFVLEWYQENDLKHKQYKAQVLLTPEILDRYLTKNMQAVKQTPFSQDQGLILLLDDRIPWYGRIAMVDTFSSQKPQKKGYKGKGKSRPPSSNHPQICEMAVELFSWNTMPLPTTVDIKHLKLLPVSVPVSRIFTAMSNLRNPSFIDLVLGNKEVKQINFKNYLQLTRDTFNESQKIGLQSVLNNAITVLQGPPGTGKTSTIHEIILQLLEKMNVSPILVVAASNIAIDNIAEKLLPKYGKSILRITSLQKEFEYNRDHPLASICLHHMTFDGLPLHLQEALKDLRRPGVKVSKKQYQSLMSALITQSSKLIASKKVILTTTVAAGSMQLKALPKVPVVIMDEATQSSEPTSLIPLSMNGVDKFVFVGDHKQLSSFSEVPNLSLSLFERILRNGTYKIPHMLDTQYRMHPAISEFPRQKFYNNLLKDGITAEDRKMKGIPINPVVFWDTKGKNPESPVHTRFGVTYANGGEVNYIEQVLMTLVFEKGIKKSDIGIITPYRGQRDLISSTLVKNDVINPDKDIVHEDVDRDDYYSNSKPLTVHIVSDIMVASIDAFQGREKKFMIMSCVRSNDANKVGFLKDERRLNVALTRAQYGLILVGDADCLKHDPLWREYIEDLAVKGSLLVGDSFVYS